A stretch of the Bacillus sp. B-jedd genome encodes the following:
- the ysxE gene encoding spore coat protein YsxE — protein MNEPNHLKEFAQILQPYAIQPYYVEDYGKIKKVFSNKGTFALKSIDAHTGIDFIRHVHYLYQRGYNRIVPIYPALDGRYAILDGQNLYYLMPWLGNEPIAGITDRNKQMVRELARLHTLTAKEVKVEKDDRQDHFDKMSLQYEKNQEFIDGFIESCEKKTYMSPFELQFCLYYSEISQALKFSKERLETWLEKSKDLEKARMVVIHGKMSPEHFVYNETGQGYFINFEQAGYGSPTHDLLPFLARMLDTRPKRNEEAVDWVTHYFQYFPFKPDEKQLFYSYLSHPLQIIRIAEGYFAKKGVKHEYKLSRKLLKEYWRLKNTEYVVMRLTEIDRQQEAAKEGAQ, from the coding sequence ATGAATGAACCGAACCACCTGAAGGAATTCGCCCAGATTCTTCAGCCCTATGCAATCCAACCTTACTACGTCGAGGATTATGGCAAAATAAAGAAAGTATTCAGCAATAAAGGTACGTTTGCGTTAAAATCGATTGATGCCCATACAGGCATCGATTTTATACGCCATGTCCATTATTTGTACCAGCGCGGCTATAACCGGATTGTCCCCATTTATCCCGCGCTTGACGGCCGGTATGCAATTCTTGACGGCCAGAACCTTTATTATCTGATGCCCTGGCTTGGGAATGAGCCGATTGCCGGGATTACCGACAGAAACAAGCAAATGGTCCGGGAATTGGCACGGCTGCACACATTGACTGCGAAAGAAGTGAAAGTCGAGAAGGATGACCGGCAGGACCATTTTGACAAGATGAGCCTGCAATATGAAAAAAATCAGGAATTCATCGACGGCTTTATTGAAAGTTGTGAAAAGAAGACATATATGTCGCCGTTCGAGTTGCAATTTTGCCTGTATTACAGTGAAATCTCCCAGGCGCTCAAGTTCTCGAAAGAACGTTTGGAGACCTGGCTTGAAAAAAGCAAGGATCTTGAAAAAGCCAGGATGGTCGTCATTCATGGAAAAATGTCACCTGAACACTTTGTGTACAATGAAACCGGCCAAGGTTATTTCATCAATTTTGAACAGGCGGGGTATGGCTCACCGACCCACGACCTCCTTCCATTTTTAGCTAGGATGCTGGATACCCGGCCAAAGAGGAATGAGGAAGCTGTTGACTGGGTGACGCACTATTTTCAATACTTCCCGTTCAAGCCGGACGAGAAGCAGCTTTTTTACAGCTATCTATCTCATCCTTTACAAATTATCCGGATTGCGGAAGGCTATTTTGCCAAAAAAGGCGTTAAACATGAATACAAATTATCAAGGAAACTTCTAAAGGAATATTGGCGGCTGAAAAATACGGAATACGTAGTCATGCGCCTGACGGAAATTGACAGGCAACAGGAAGCTGCAAAAGAAGGAGCCCAGTGA
- a CDS encoding PulJ/GspJ family protein: protein MKNQKGITLIEVLGTLAILTIVSGLVYGVLIGTTNNYNRLSAKADLSREANLILATIKNYHEKTEKTAGNPRAEYEIDYLSGQYFIGAKNAATNQLYSKNFMVEVIKDGVLVDSKIKIPSTEPLKLKVIVKNSKGQFYETDTIIKKY from the coding sequence ATGAAGAATCAAAAAGGTATAACGCTTATTGAAGTACTGGGGACGCTTGCTATCCTAACAATTGTATCAGGGCTCGTTTATGGCGTACTGATTGGAACGACAAATAACTATAACAGGCTTTCGGCAAAAGCCGATTTAAGCAGGGAAGCGAATTTAATTCTAGCAACTATTAAAAACTATCATGAAAAGACAGAAAAAACCGCTGGGAATCCGAGGGCGGAATACGAAATAGATTACCTTTCAGGGCAATATTTTATCGGGGCAAAAAATGCTGCTACCAACCAGCTTTATTCAAAAAATTTCATGGTTGAAGTGATAAAAGATGGGGTTTTAGTAGATAGCAAAATAAAAATTCCGTCAACAGAACCACTCAAGCTGAAAGTAATTGTCAAAAATTCAAAAGGCCAGTTTTATGAAACCGATACGATAATAAAAAAATATTAA
- a CDS encoding DoxX family protein translates to MFNKFLRENKIAAALLAVLRIYLGYAWLTAGYHKITGGFDAAGFLKGAAANPVAGPDGIVYGWYVNFLNAFAIPNVELFNVLIPWGEFLVGLGLILGCLTSAAMFFGLVMNFSFMLAGTVSHNPTDILMGFIILVAGANAGKYGLDRYVLPFITKTVFKKEKQFQQ, encoded by the coding sequence ATGTTTAACAAATTCTTAAGAGAAAACAAAATCGCTGCCGCTCTTCTCGCCGTCCTTCGGATCTATCTCGGGTATGCCTGGCTGACTGCCGGCTACCACAAAATCACTGGAGGATTTGATGCTGCCGGCTTCCTGAAAGGCGCCGCCGCCAACCCAGTAGCGGGTCCGGATGGAATCGTCTACGGCTGGTATGTTAACTTCCTGAACGCCTTCGCTATTCCGAATGTCGAACTGTTCAACGTCCTGATTCCTTGGGGTGAATTCCTTGTCGGCCTTGGCCTGATTCTCGGCTGCCTGACTAGCGCGGCCATGTTCTTCGGACTTGTGATGAACTTCAGCTTCATGCTTGCCGGTACTGTGAGCCATAACCCGACTGACATCCTGATGGGCTTCATCATCCTAGTCGCAGGTGCCAATGCTGGTAAATACGGTCTTGACCGCTACGTCCTTCCGTTCATCACTAAAACAGTATTTAAAAAAGAAAAGCAATTCCAGCAGTAA
- a CDS encoding PulJ/GspJ family protein: protein MVEKFQKQEGFTLIEVLLSIVLLSIILTSFLGFFTQSAIFTNKNQEKLSAGQSAQKVVSLVEINTTKAQLRSKNIINDSGKVISPGMVYNDKSKFEELFKFKIDTPFKVELKFSDGPPDSKLIQCKVSIFEDSAPGASKSETFTYIR from the coding sequence ATGGTTGAAAAATTCCAGAAGCAAGAAGGATTCACATTAATCGAGGTCCTTCTCTCCATTGTTTTGCTCTCCATCATCCTGACTTCCTTCCTAGGCTTTTTTACTCAGTCGGCGATTTTCACTAATAAAAATCAAGAGAAACTTAGTGCCGGACAATCTGCCCAAAAAGTTGTTTCTTTAGTAGAGATCAATACAACAAAGGCCCAGCTTCGGTCAAAAAATATTATCAATGATAGCGGAAAAGTGATTTCCCCTGGGATGGTTTATAATGATAAAAGCAAGTTTGAAGAATTATTTAAATTTAAAATAGATACGCCTTTTAAAGTGGAACTTAAGTTCTCTGACGGACCGCCAGACAGCAAATTAATTCAATGCAAAGTTTCCATTTTCGAGGACTCCGCACCAGGAGCAAGCAAATCTGAAACATTTACATATATAAGGTGA
- a CDS encoding VanW family protein codes for MKKYQQFLKVFLVLILSTAYVYGFSQYGARALGPMFAGDETYSSGTTVGSVNLEGKSAQEALELLKAAAADWYANSTLKLHYKEKTITLETEQFVFDPEETISSLADGRKNAMGVSLDESVLVDWIGSISLQLIGEEINLKDLSAKLAEPAAILKTGDFTVGLEKFMPKNEADEGVISEGTVDVEEPSSDLDLAVREFASVTIEGGTEFSFNRLVKEKGLENVSNEALSMMATATYIAVLQTNFEILERNISKELPDYAKLGSEVFISSATGKDFVFANPNKDKYELSFTYSGGKLAASISGTKFLYEYKMVADGKALFKPKTIKQFSPLLKNRQVNIVEEGKEGAIIKIYREIYSQGNLLDTIVMSEDYYPPVHRVEVHALPASQPNEGQVQTDGQNPFGSQDGNTGEAPETPIAPTNPDPGGSNPLGPSEDQTVSQPGETPGGDNYDDGGLWGKPNEIPK; via the coding sequence ATGAAAAAATACCAGCAATTTTTAAAAGTCTTTCTTGTCCTTATCCTTAGCACCGCTTATGTATATGGTTTTTCCCAGTATGGCGCCAGGGCTCTTGGGCCGATGTTCGCAGGAGATGAAACCTACTCTTCAGGAACAACTGTGGGGTCGGTGAATCTTGAGGGGAAATCAGCCCAGGAGGCACTTGAACTGCTGAAGGCTGCGGCAGCTGATTGGTATGCAAACTCCACATTGAAACTCCACTATAAAGAAAAAACAATCACCCTTGAAACGGAACAATTCGTCTTTGACCCCGAGGAGACAATATCTTCCCTGGCCGATGGACGCAAAAACGCGATGGGTGTATCACTTGATGAATCGGTCCTGGTTGACTGGATTGGCTCGATATCCCTTCAGCTGATTGGCGAGGAAATAAATTTAAAGGACCTTTCTGCAAAACTCGCAGAGCCTGCCGCCATCCTGAAAACAGGGGATTTTACAGTCGGCCTTGAGAAATTCATGCCGAAAAATGAGGCTGACGAGGGCGTCATTTCCGAAGGAACCGTTGACGTAGAGGAACCATCCTCTGATTTAGACCTGGCAGTTAGAGAGTTCGCTTCAGTCACTATTGAAGGCGGAACGGAATTCTCATTTAACCGGCTTGTCAAAGAAAAGGGTCTTGAAAATGTATCGAATGAAGCTTTGAGCATGATGGCGACAGCAACGTATATCGCTGTGCTTCAAACGAATTTTGAAATATTGGAACGAAATATCAGCAAGGAGCTTCCGGATTATGCGAAGCTTGGTTCTGAAGTATTCATTAGTTCCGCTACCGGCAAAGATTTTGTTTTTGCCAATCCAAACAAAGACAAGTATGAATTATCCTTCACTTACTCAGGCGGGAAGCTGGCTGCAAGCATTTCCGGCACGAAGTTTTTATATGAGTATAAAATGGTTGCTGATGGAAAGGCCTTATTCAAGCCTAAGACGATCAAGCAATTCAGCCCGCTCTTGAAAAATAGGCAAGTGAACATTGTCGAAGAGGGCAAAGAAGGAGCCATTATCAAAATTTATCGGGAGATTTATAGCCAGGGAAATCTGCTTGATACGATTGTCATGTCAGAAGATTATTATCCGCCAGTCCACAGGGTGGAAGTCCATGCCCTGCCTGCATCCCAGCCAAATGAAGGGCAAGTTCAAACGGATGGGCAAAATCCATTCGGATCTCAGGATGGCAATACTGGGGAGGCACCTGAAACCCCCATTGCTCCAACAAATCCGGATCCAGGCGGAAGCAATCCGTTAGGACCGAGTGAAGATCAGACTGTTAGCCAGCCAGGGGAAACACCGGGCGGCGATAACTATGATGATGGCGGCCTATGGGGCAAGCCGAACGAAATTCCTAAATAA
- the spoVID gene encoding stage VI sporulation protein D: MSQGNQSSLRFSLEESLWFRKGQEVDELISISLSPDITIQENDQYVSIRGVLDLSGEYTTNPDGSKAAEEGTPGLRYVQSISQTEEGLCEFTHRFPVDITIPVNRISSIYDIDVIVDSFDYAFSERSCMRLTADLIISGLYDGNTAGEFAVEDHEAEPEEIFLQDRNEEYFLEDRNEELYAVGDADNVAGEDESVQAEEEYEEELIFEAEARRIPEEEPVDNPASFSTFPFNSYWNQLHGVLPTVSPRSETTPQELTEAVAFEPAPAHQQAPVQVEQTIEVEVNEAPAVVVQKEESSSLVQEESSSSPELAKKKKSKKKSMSLTEFFARKDESEEQARLKVCIVQKGDTLDRISDRYDVPIQNLLRYNQLEMSQDVYEGQVLYIPAAYAKK; encoded by the coding sequence TTGTCTCAGGGGAACCAATCGTCTTTACGATTTTCTTTAGAGGAATCCTTATGGTTCCGGAAAGGACAGGAAGTCGATGAGTTGATCTCAATTTCATTAAGCCCGGATATTACCATCCAGGAAAACGATCAGTATGTCAGCATCCGGGGCGTGTTGGATTTAAGCGGGGAATACACAACCAATCCGGATGGCAGTAAGGCTGCGGAAGAGGGAACTCCCGGCTTAAGATATGTCCAGTCCATCTCACAGACCGAAGAAGGACTGTGTGAGTTTACCCATCGTTTTCCGGTCGATATTACGATTCCCGTCAATCGAATATCAAGCATTTATGATATTGATGTGATTGTTGATTCATTTGATTATGCTTTCTCGGAAAGAAGCTGCATGAGGCTCACCGCGGATTTGATTATTAGCGGCCTTTATGACGGCAATACGGCCGGCGAGTTCGCAGTTGAAGATCATGAAGCGGAACCTGAAGAAATCTTTTTGCAAGACCGGAACGAAGAATACTTCCTTGAAGACAGAAACGAAGAACTGTACGCCGTGGGAGATGCGGACAATGTTGCTGGGGAAGATGAATCAGTGCAGGCCGAAGAAGAATATGAAGAAGAGTTAATCTTCGAGGCGGAAGCAAGGCGGATTCCAGAGGAAGAGCCAGTAGACAATCCGGCTTCTTTTTCAACTTTCCCGTTTAACTCATATTGGAATCAGCTGCATGGAGTTTTGCCTACGGTATCACCAAGAAGCGAAACTACACCACAGGAGCTGACTGAAGCAGTGGCTTTCGAACCTGCTCCAGCCCACCAGCAGGCACCGGTCCAGGTGGAACAGACAATCGAGGTTGAGGTAAACGAGGCACCAGCGGTTGTAGTACAGAAAGAAGAATCATCTTCTCTCGTCCAGGAAGAGTCCTCCTCATCGCCTGAGTTGGCAAAAAAGAAAAAGTCGAAGAAAAAGAGTATGTCCCTTACTGAGTTCTTTGCGAGAAAAGACGAAAGCGAGGAACAGGCAAGGCTAAAGGTATGCATTGTCCAAAAAGGCGACACGCTTGATCGCATTTCCGATAGATATGATGTCCCTATACAGAATCTACTTCGTTATAATCAGCTCGAAATGAGCCAGGATGTATATGAGGGCCAAGTGCTCTATATTCCTGCAGCCTATGCAAAGAAATAG
- a CDS encoding valine--tRNA ligase, which produces MDQNEISMPTKYDPQSIEQGRYDWWVSGKFFEAKDDETKKPYTVVIPPPNVTGKLHLGHAWDTTLQDIITRMKRMQGYDVLWLPGMDHAGIATQAKVEEKLRHEGKTRYDLGREKFVEETWRWKEEYAGHIRNQWAKVGLGLDYSRERFTLDEGLSDAVKEVFVTLYKKGLIYRGEYIINWDPATKTALSDIEVIHKDVQGAFYHMKYPLADGSGYIEIATTRPETMLGDTGVAVHPEDDRYKHLIGKKVILPIVGREIPIVGDDYVDMEFGSGAVKITPAHDPNDFEIGNRHNLERILVMNEDGSMNERAGKYSGMDRFECRKQIVKDLQEQGVLFKIEDHLHSVGHSERSGAVVEPYLSTQWFVKMQPLADEAIALQQKDNKVNFVPDRFETNYLRWMENTRDWCISRQLWWGHRIPAWYHKQTGEIHVDVKPPADEENWTQDKDVLDTWFSSALWPFSTMGWPDTEAADFKRYFPTDVLVTGYDIIGFWVSRMIFQSLEFTGERPFKDVLIHGLVRDAEGRKMSKSLGNGVDPMDVIANYGADSLRYFLSTGSSPGQDLRYSTEKVEATWNFANKIWNASRFALMNMNGLKVEEIDLSGEKSTADKWILTRLNETIETVTRLSDRYEFGEVGRALYNFIWDDLCDWYIEMAKLPLYGEDEAAKRTTRSILAYVLDNTMRLMHPFMPFITEEIWQHLPHEGESITISEWPKADASLSDEAAASEMKLLVEMIRSVRNIRAEVNTPLSKKIKMLVKAKDETYLGMIEKNQAYIERFCNPEELLMGTAIEMPEKAITAVLTGVEIILPLEGLINIEEEIARLEKEKGRLDKEVERVQKKLGNEGFVKKAPAHVIEEERAKERDYSEKRAIVEARIKELRG; this is translated from the coding sequence ATGGATCAAAATGAAATCAGCATGCCAACGAAATACGACCCGCAGTCGATTGAGCAGGGGCGTTATGACTGGTGGGTGAGCGGGAAGTTTTTTGAAGCGAAGGATGACGAAACGAAGAAGCCTTATACGGTTGTCATTCCGCCGCCGAACGTTACCGGAAAGCTCCACCTTGGCCATGCCTGGGATACAACGCTCCAAGACATCATTACTAGAATGAAGAGGATGCAGGGGTATGATGTACTCTGGCTGCCAGGGATGGACCATGCCGGCATCGCGACCCAGGCGAAGGTCGAAGAGAAGCTTCGCCATGAAGGAAAGACCCGCTATGACCTTGGCCGTGAAAAATTTGTTGAGGAAACATGGCGCTGGAAGGAAGAATATGCCGGCCATATCCGTAATCAGTGGGCGAAGGTTGGCCTCGGCCTCGATTACAGCCGGGAGCGGTTTACGCTTGATGAAGGGCTTTCCGATGCAGTAAAAGAAGTATTTGTGACTCTTTATAAAAAAGGCCTTATCTACCGAGGCGAATACATTATCAACTGGGATCCGGCCACGAAGACGGCGCTTTCCGACATTGAGGTTATCCATAAAGATGTCCAGGGCGCATTTTATCATATGAAATATCCGCTTGCCGATGGCTCTGGATATATTGAGATTGCGACAACCCGCCCGGAAACCATGCTCGGTGATACAGGGGTCGCCGTCCACCCGGAAGATGACCGCTATAAGCATCTGATTGGAAAGAAGGTTATTTTGCCGATTGTCGGCCGCGAGATTCCGATTGTCGGTGATGACTATGTTGATATGGAGTTCGGTTCGGGAGCCGTAAAAATCACGCCGGCCCATGACCCAAATGACTTTGAAATTGGCAACAGGCATAACCTTGAGCGGATCCTCGTCATGAATGAGGACGGATCGATGAACGAGCGTGCTGGCAAATACAGCGGCATGGACCGGTTCGAGTGCCGCAAGCAGATCGTTAAAGACCTTCAAGAGCAGGGCGTTCTTTTCAAAATTGAAGACCATCTCCACTCGGTCGGCCATTCCGAACGAAGCGGGGCAGTTGTCGAACCATATTTGTCTACGCAATGGTTTGTTAAAATGCAGCCGCTTGCCGATGAAGCAATCGCTCTTCAGCAGAAAGATAATAAAGTAAACTTCGTACCAGACCGTTTCGAAACAAACTATCTGCGCTGGATGGAAAACACCCGCGACTGGTGCATTTCCAGGCAGCTTTGGTGGGGTCACAGGATTCCCGCCTGGTACCATAAGCAGACAGGTGAAATTCATGTAGATGTAAAGCCGCCTGCTGATGAAGAAAACTGGACGCAGGACAAAGACGTCCTTGATACATGGTTCAGCTCGGCTCTTTGGCCGTTTTCAACAATGGGCTGGCCGGACACGGAAGCAGCCGACTTCAAGCGATACTTCCCGACGGATGTTCTCGTAACTGGCTACGACATTATCGGCTTCTGGGTATCCCGGATGATTTTCCAAAGCCTTGAGTTTACAGGGGAGCGCCCGTTCAAGGATGTCCTCATCCATGGGCTTGTCAGGGATGCAGAAGGCCGCAAAATGAGCAAGTCGCTCGGTAACGGAGTCGATCCGATGGATGTCATTGCAAACTATGGAGCCGACTCATTAAGATACTTCCTGTCAACAGGAAGCTCACCGGGCCAGGATCTTCGCTATAGCACCGAGAAGGTCGAGGCGACATGGAACTTTGCGAACAAAATCTGGAACGCTTCCAGATTCGCCTTGATGAACATGAATGGCCTGAAAGTAGAAGAAATCGATTTGAGCGGCGAGAAATCAACAGCAGACAAGTGGATTTTGACAAGGCTCAATGAGACGATTGAGACCGTTACCCGACTGTCTGATCGCTATGAATTCGGCGAAGTCGGCCGCGCACTATACAATTTCATCTGGGATGACCTATGTGACTGGTATATTGAAATGGCGAAGCTTCCGCTCTACGGAGAAGATGAAGCCGCAAAAAGGACAACAAGGTCAATCCTTGCTTATGTCCTCGATAACACAATGAGATTAATGCATCCATTCATGCCATTCATTACGGAAGAGATTTGGCAGCACCTGCCTCACGAGGGCGAGTCGATCACTATTTCCGAGTGGCCAAAAGCGGATGCTTCGCTAAGTGATGAAGCGGCGGCTTCGGAAATGAAGCTGCTCGTTGAAATGATCCGTTCAGTCCGCAACATCCGGGCTGAAGTAAACACGCCGCTAAGCAAAAAGATTAAAATGCTTGTTAAGGCGAAAGACGAAACTTATCTTGGGATGATTGAAAAGAACCAGGCGTATATTGAACGGTTCTGCAATCCAGAAGAACTGTTGATGGGCACGGCGATTGAAATGCCTGAGAAAGCCATTACAGCTGTCCTGACTGGGGTGGAAATTATTCTGCCGCTCGAAGGCCTTATTAATATTGAGGAAGAAATCGCCCGACTCGAAAAGGAGAAGGGCCGTCTCGATAAAGAAGTAGAGCGGGTACAGAAGAAGCTAGGCAATGAGGGCTTTGTCAAAAAAGCTCCGGCGCATGTCATTGAGGAAGAACGTGCTAAAGAACGCGATTATTCCGAAAAGAGGGCAATCGTCGAAGCAAGGATTAAAGAGTTAAGAGGATAA
- a CDS encoding sensor domain-containing diguanylate cyclase produces MALNVTPGTKKIIFFIWLLLVPPGLVLTYMFAPPPAELNILDFLVFLLLASIVAAMPMIINGTPIFLIQWVSIAVFLRYGLFIEMITVQIAVLVLLTKLRLPKEGMFRLPLNSLMFFAVSLVSGVVYFRIGGTILPDMGAGPEAFLLGTAYAVFYYVLNQLSVMLNQRFIYKSTETYFGKDFIWESLTTVITFPLAFVLYMLHLELGSLAVLLIGAPFVSVSLIVKMFSSSQQINENLHKAAEIGHQLAERIKVDEVAELFLQKLSDMLPVDYAYVIEIEDNDETVMARRIENGVVLPNSKIPVKKYQGISGTVWGTGKPVLFGTRKEWRHIVGGNLPDEAESVLGIPMMKSGRHVGVVVLASKKKRAFEKSQLMIVDILCSHYAIAIENARHYEQAKEESERCSLTKLHNYRYFEKMLTREFSLLEKQGRERLALIILDIDHFKAVNDTYGHQSGNEVLRELSARIRNIVGDTGTVARYGGEEFVILLPEATSREAYNMAELIRQSIANWPFLLSEHMDGNSPQLSIKITASFGIAVAPEDAEDALALIRHADRALYVGAKRAGRNRVAAYVK; encoded by the coding sequence GTGGCCTTGAATGTAACGCCGGGTACCAAAAAAATAATCTTTTTTATTTGGCTTCTGCTAGTCCCTCCTGGCCTTGTGCTTACATACATGTTCGCGCCTCCTCCGGCTGAACTGAATATATTGGATTTTCTCGTTTTCCTTCTTCTAGCTTCAATTGTTGCGGCCATGCCAATGATTATTAACGGGACGCCAATCTTCCTGATTCAATGGGTGTCCATCGCTGTATTCCTCCGTTATGGATTGTTCATTGAAATGATTACTGTGCAGATTGCTGTGCTGGTTCTCCTTACGAAACTCCGTCTTCCCAAAGAAGGGATGTTCCGGCTTCCTTTGAATTCCTTGATGTTTTTCGCTGTATCGCTTGTAAGCGGGGTTGTTTATTTCCGCATTGGCGGAACGATCCTCCCAGACATGGGTGCGGGCCCTGAGGCATTCCTGCTCGGCACAGCCTATGCAGTCTTTTATTACGTTCTGAACCAGCTGAGTGTCATGCTGAACCAGCGGTTTATTTATAAAAGTACAGAAACTTATTTCGGAAAGGATTTCATATGGGAATCCTTAACGACAGTCATCACCTTCCCGCTGGCATTTGTTCTGTACATGCTGCATTTGGAACTCGGCTCCCTCGCAGTTTTGCTGATCGGCGCCCCATTTGTCAGTGTCTCGCTCATTGTCAAAATGTTTTCTTCAAGCCAACAGATTAATGAAAATCTCCATAAAGCGGCTGAAATAGGCCACCAGCTTGCCGAGCGGATTAAGGTGGACGAAGTGGCGGAACTGTTTTTGCAAAAGCTTTCCGATATGCTGCCGGTCGACTATGCATATGTCATTGAAATTGAGGATAATGATGAAACGGTCATGGCGAGGCGGATTGAAAATGGCGTCGTCCTGCCGAATAGCAAGATACCGGTTAAGAAATATCAGGGAATAAGCGGAACCGTATGGGGAACCGGCAAACCGGTTTTGTTCGGGACTCGGAAAGAGTGGCGCCATATTGTTGGCGGCAATCTTCCTGATGAAGCAGAAAGCGTCCTGGGCATTCCGATGATGAAAAGCGGCCGCCATGTCGGGGTTGTCGTCCTTGCCTCAAAAAAGAAACGGGCTTTTGAAAAGTCGCAGCTTATGATCGTTGATATTCTTTGCTCCCACTATGCCATCGCCATTGAAAATGCAAGGCATTATGAACAGGCAAAAGAAGAAAGCGAGCGCTGTTCCCTGACCAAGCTTCATAACTATCGGTATTTTGAAAAGATGCTGACGAGGGAATTCAGCCTGCTCGAGAAACAAGGGCGTGAACGTCTTGCGCTGATCATTCTCGATATTGATCATTTCAAAGCCGTGAACGACACATATGGCCATCAAAGCGGAAATGAAGTCCTAAGGGAGCTATCGGCGCGGATCAGGAATATTGTCGGGGATACCGGCACGGTCGCCCGCTATGGAGGAGAGGAATTTGTCATCCTTCTGCCTGAGGCAACTAGCAGGGAAGCTTATAATATGGCGGAATTGATCAGGCAATCGATTGCCAACTGGCCATTCCTCCTATCGGAACATATGGATGGCAACTCGCCGCAGCTTTCGATTAAAATCACTGCATCCTTCGGCATCGCAGTCGCGCCTGAGGATGCGGAAGACGCACTGGCTCTAATCCGCCATGCCGACAGGGCCCTTTATGTCGGGGCAAAGCGGGCTGGAAGGAACCGGGTTGCAGCGTATGTGAAATAA
- a CDS encoding bifunctional folylpolyglutamate synthase/dihydrofolate synthase — MFQTYEEALNWIHGRLRLGIKPGLKRMEWMMGRLGHPEKKLHAVHIGGTNGKGSTVTFLRSILEAAGYSVGTFTSPYIEHFNERISVNGQPVSDREIIELANKIKPLSDELDQTELGGPTEFEVITAMSFVYFAEIHPVDFAVYEVGLGGRFDSTNILNPLISIITNVGLDHISILGDTYAEIAFEKAGIIKEGIPVLTGTQNREAHTVIEEQAAVKNSPLSTLGSEIRISSHSKTAKGEKFTVASPFGEWAGLEVSMIGGHQTMNAALAASAAGYLIKTGIIKAGEEEIRKGLKDAFWPGRLEIVSENPLVILDGAHNTEGVASLVQELQTRFTDKNIHIVFAALKDKPLDSMISSLEAVADRMTFVSFDFPRAATAGELAALSKSDKSEAADDWIQFLDEAIKSVPPGWMMVITGSLYFISEARSRVLENISEN; from the coding sequence ATGTTTCAGACTTACGAAGAAGCGCTTAATTGGATACACGGCAGGCTTAGGCTTGGGATAAAGCCAGGCCTGAAGAGGATGGAGTGGATGATGGGCCGGCTTGGCCATCCTGAGAAAAAATTGCACGCTGTCCATATTGGCGGTACGAACGGAAAAGGATCGACCGTCACGTTTTTAAGGTCAATCCTTGAGGCGGCCGGATATTCCGTCGGGACATTCACTTCTCCTTATATTGAACATTTTAATGAGCGAATCAGTGTTAACGGCCAGCCAGTGTCAGACCGGGAAATAATAGAGCTTGCAAACAAAATCAAGCCGCTGTCGGATGAACTGGACCAGACCGAACTGGGCGGTCCGACCGAGTTTGAGGTCATTACAGCTATGTCGTTTGTTTATTTTGCAGAAATCCATCCTGTGGATTTTGCTGTTTATGAAGTCGGGCTTGGAGGAAGGTTCGACTCAACGAATATTCTTAACCCGCTAATTTCGATTATTACGAATGTTGGACTGGACCATATCTCGATCCTTGGCGACACCTATGCGGAAATTGCTTTTGAAAAAGCCGGAATTATTAAGGAAGGAATTCCTGTCCTGACCGGCACGCAAAACCGCGAAGCACACACCGTCATTGAAGAGCAGGCAGCAGTGAAGAATTCGCCACTTTCTACATTAGGGAGTGAGATTCGAATCAGCAGCCATTCAAAAACAGCAAAAGGAGAAAAATTCACAGTAGCTTCCCCATTCGGCGAATGGGCAGGACTTGAAGTTTCGATGATTGGCGGCCACCAAACCATGAATGCAGCTCTTGCTGCCTCGGCCGCAGGTTACTTAATCAAGACTGGAATCATTAAAGCCGGGGAAGAAGAAATCAGGAAAGGCCTAAAGGATGCGTTCTGGCCTGGAAGGCTTGAAATCGTTTCGGAGAATCCGCTTGTCATTCTCGATGGAGCGCATAACACTGAAGGAGTCGCTTCACTCGTTCAAGAACTTCAAACCCGATTCACCGATAAGAATATCCATATCGTTTTTGCTGCTCTGAAGGACAAGCCGCTAGACAGCATGATTTCCTCACTTGAAGCCGTGGCTGACCGGATGACGTTCGTCTCGTTTGATTTTCCACGCGCCGCTACTGCTGGGGAGCTTGCCGCTTTAAGCAAAAGTGATAAAAGTGAAGCGGCAGATGACTGGATACAATTCCTTGATGAGGCCATAAAGTCTGTTCCTCCAGGCTGGATGATGGTAATTACCGGCTCCCTTTATTTCATCTCGGAAGCAAGGAGCCGTGTGTTGGAAAATATTTCAGAAAATTAG